One Setaria italica strain Yugu1 chromosome II, Setaria_italica_v2.0, whole genome shotgun sequence DNA segment encodes these proteins:
- the LOC101760640 gene encoding MDIS1-interacting receptor like kinase 2 — protein sequence MSPCSSNWTGIACSTVHRGNRKSLVVTRISLPNSSINGQIGELNFSALPFLTYIDLSFNSLHGEIPLSVTSLNALSYLDLSVNSLTGQIPKNEISGFLPQEIGLLPNLSYLVLFGNQMSGPLPSGFCKGGKLQWFNVGDNLFTGTIPKSLQTCNSLKQLGLSFNHLMGDISNLGPYPHLIEVGLRRNNLSGQLSKTWALSINLTKMIISENMISGSLPLELSNLVNLVALSLHTNNLTGNIPPELGNLGNMYSLNLSRNQFSGHIPSELGRMRNLQFLDISHNKFSGSIPEELGSCTKLQCLMIDHNNLSGYLPLAIGNLENLQIVLDLSSNKLTGELPAQLGNLGMLEFLNLSHNQFNGSIPSSFGRMISLSTLDVSYNNLEGPVPEGRLFLDASITWFVHNKGLCGNISGLPTCPPAPIVEYHKRRIHSFVLAISIPVCIAVIIIIFIIVIIIPKRKRPQKTTATDTRDVLSVWNFDGKLAFEDISRATENFSDRYIVGSGGYGTVYKAQLQEGRLVAVKRLHQTEEAMSDEKRFLSEIKVLTKIRHRSIVKMYGFCSHPRYKFLVYDYIERGNLHVILGNEELAKDLDWQKRVAVARDVAQAIYYLHHECDPPIIHRDITSNNILLDADFNAYVSDFGIARMLKPDSSNWSELAGTYGYIAPELSYTSVVTTKCDVYSFGVVVLEIVMGRYPMELQSLAATGQHQELAMEDMLDKRPLTPTVVEKKEVAVLVEVAFACLQTSPQFRPEMQDVYQKLALHKPPPPLASPSHAPTPEEIREV from the exons ATGAGCCCATGCAGCAGCAACTGGACGGGCATCGCGTGCAGCACGGTGCACCGTGGCAACCGCAAATCGCTGGTGGTGACCAGAATCTCCCTGCCGAACTCCAGCATCAATGGCCAGATTGGTGAGCTCAACTTCTCAGCACTCCCATTCCTCACATACATCGATCTCAGCTTCAACAGCCTTCATGGAGAAATCCCACTGTCTGTCACCTCCCTGAATGCACTCTCCTAccttgatctcagtgtcaacTCGCTAACTGGCCAAATACC TAAAAATGAGATCAGTGGATTCCTTCCCCAAGAGATAGGGTTGCTGCCCAATCTGAGCTATCTAGTTTTATTTGGGAACCAAATGAGTGGCCCC TTGCCCTCTGGTTTCTGCAAAGGAGGGAAACTCCAATGGTTCAACGTTGGTGACAACTTGTTCACGGGCACCATTCCTAAGAGCCTTCAAACATGCAACAGCCTGAAGCAGCTTGGCCTGTCTTTCAACCACCTGATGGGAGATATATCAAATCTTGGGCCATACCCACATCTTATTGAAGTAGGCTTAAGACGAAACAACCTCAGTGGGCAATTGTCAAAAACATGGGCTTTAAGCATCAATTTAACAAAGATGATTATTTCTGAAAACATGATTTCTGGGAGCTTGCCACTGGAGTTATCAAACCTGGTAAACCTGGTGGCACTTTCACTACACACAAACAACTTAACTGGCAACATACCACCAGAATTAGGCAATCTAGGCAACATGTACTCGCTCAACCTATCACGTAACCAATTTTCTGGTCATATACCTTCTGAACTTGGTCGGATGAGAAATTTGCAGTTCCTTGATATATCTCACAATAAGTTTAGCGGGTCGATACCAGAAGAGCTTGGCAGTTGTACTAAACTACAGTGCTTGATGATTGACCACAACAACTTGAGTGGATATTTGCCATTGGCCATTGGTAACCTGGAGAACCTGCAGATTGTATTGGATCTAAGCAGCAACAAGCTCACAGGTGAGCTACCAGCACAGCTCGGGAACTTGGGAATGTTGGAGTTCCTGAACCTCTCACACAATCAGTTCAATGGAAGCATTCCATCCTCCTTCGGTAGAATGATTAGTTTGTCAACACTTGATGTGTCATACAACAATTTGGAAGGACCGGTTCCAGAGGGACGACTATTCCTTGATGCCTCAATAACATGGTTCGTCCACAACAAAGGTCTCTGTGGTAATATCTCGGGCCTGCCAACATGCCCTCCAGCTCCAATAGTGGAATATCACAAAAGAAGAATTCACAGCTTCGTGCTAGCTATTTCTATCCCAGTGTGCATAGCTGTTATCatcataatttttattatagTTATAATTATTCCCAAAAGGAAAAGACCACAAAAAACTACGGCCACAGATACAAGAGATGTGCTTTCAGTGTGGAACTTCGACGGGAAACTAGCATTTGAGGATATTAGTAGGGCAACAGAAAACTTCAGTGATAGGTACATCGTTGGCTCAGGAGGGTATGGCACTGTCTACAAAGCTCAGCTTCAAGAGGGGAGATTGGTTGCAGTGAAAAGGCTTCACCAAACTGAAGAGGCGATGAGCGATGAAAAAAGATTTCTTAGTGAAATCAAAGTGTTGACAAAGATCCGGCATAGAAGCATCGTCAAGATGTATGGGTTTTGTTCCCATCCAAGGTACAAATTTCTAGTGTATGATTACATTGAGAGAGGAAACCTTCATGTTATCCTGGGAAATGAGGAACTTGCAAAGGACTTGGACTGGCAGAAGCGAGTTGCTGTTGCAAGGGACGTGGCTCAGGCTATCTACTACTTGCACCATGAATGCGACCCACCAATAATCCATCGTGATATAACAAGTAACAACATCTTGCTAGATGCAGATTTCAATGCTTATGTTTCAGATTTTGGAATAGCAAGGATGCTAAAGCCTGATTCATCCAATTGGAGTGAACTAGCAGGAACATATGGTTATATAGCACCCG AGCTTTCTTACACATCAGTGGTGACAACAAAATGCGATGTCTACAGCTTTGGTGTAGTTGTGCTGGAGATTGTTATGGGGAGATACCCCATGGAGCTGCAGTCCCTTGCTGCCACAGGACAGCATCAAGAGCTTGCGATGGAGGATATGTTGGACAAGCGCCCATTAACACCAACAGttgtggagaagaaagaagttgCTGTTCTTGTGGAAGTGGCATTTGCTTGCCTGCAAACTTCTCCTCAGTTTAGGCCAGAGATGCAGGATGTCTATCAGAAACTGGCTCTGCAcaaacctcctcctcctttagCCTCACCATCTCATGCACCTACACCAGAAGAAATAAGAGAAGTCTAA
- the LOC101765471 gene encoding alpha-amylase inhibitor 5: MASISSSSYVILLSAAVLLSALAAASASTNWCEPGLVIPLNPLQSCRTYLVRRTCGPGRGPFVPLPAIRARCCRELKDIVPYCRCGALRIMMDGMPAGGGVVASPSCSWAAQLDLAATLVSEAECNLVTIHGRPFCYALGAEGTTSG; this comes from the coding sequence ATGGCGTCTATTAGCTCCTCCAGCTATGTCATCCTCCTCTCGGCCGCCGTTCTTCtctccgccctcgccgccgcctccgccagcaCGAACTGGTGCGAGCCCGGGCTGGTCATCCCTCTCAACCCGCTCCAAAGCTGCCGCACATACCTTGTCCGCCGGACCTGCGGCCCCGGCCGCGGCCCCTTCGTCCCCCTGCCGGCGATCAGGGCGAGGTGCTGCAGGGAGCTGAAGGACATCGTGCCCTACTGCCGGTGCGGCGCGCTGAGAATCATGATGGACGGCAtgccagccggcggcggcgtggtggcgtcGCCGTCGTGCTCCTGGGCCGCGCAGCTCGACCTCGCCGCGACGCTCGTGTCGGAGGCGGAGTGCAACCTGGTGACCATCCACGGCAGGCCCTTCTGCTACGCGCTCGGCGCCGAAGGAACAACGAGCGGTTAG
- the LOC101764658 gene encoding pentatricopeptide repeat-containing protein At2g41720 encodes MSSAPAAPPPPPSPDAGSPRVVRAPPRRPPPRAPGPPPWAERRPAVSVDLDRGRRRARVEVDGVGAASLPARHRLRVEGTRWQRDWKVSEAAARVLALPRADARAVDDVLNCWAGRFARRNFPLLIREITISGSLKHAVHVFRWMKNQENYCARNDIYGMMIRLHARHNQVDQARGLFFEMQEWRCKPDADTYNSLIHAHARAGQWRWAINIMEDMQRAAIPPTRTTYNNVINACGAAGNWKKALELCKKMTENGVGPDLVTHNIVLSAFKNGAQYSKAIAYFEIMKSSNVAPDTFTLNIVIHCLVKVGQYGEAIELFNSMREKRTICPPDVVTYTSIMYSYSVCGQAENCKAVFDMMIAEGVKPNIVSYNALLGAYASHGAHKEALETFKLLKQNGLRPDIVSYSSLLNAYGRSAQPEKARDVFNEMRKNACKPNKVSYNALIDAYGSAGMLKEAVSFLHEMERDGIQPDVVSISTLLTACGRCRQLAKIDTILAAAKSRGIELNTVAYNSGIGSYLSLGDYEKALELYTLMRASNVKPDAVTYNILISGSCKLGRYAESLKFFEDMMDLKIHLTKEVYSSVICSYVKQGKLTEAESTFSSMKESGCFPDVLTYTAMIKAYRDDGSWRRAWDLFKEMESNDVQPDAIVCSSLMEALNKGSQPEMVLQLMEFMKQKQIPLNQKAYFEIIASCSMLREWKTASEIIEHLDSSLSSISVGTLNHLLNFLGKCGKTESMMKLFYKMVTSRSTVGLSTYTVLLRNLLVVGKWRKYIEVLHWMEDAGVHPTLYMYQSVLPYIWRDNSMDYVTLMQEKINALREKVT; translated from the exons atgTCCTCCGCTCCCGcggccccgcctccgccgccgagcccCGACGCGGGCTCCCCGCGCGTCGTccgcgcgccgcctcggcggcccccgccccgcgcgcccggcccgccgccgtgggcggagcggcggcccgCCGTGTCCGTCGACCTCGACCGCGGCCGCCGCAGGGCCCGCGTCGAGGtggacggcgtcggcgccgcgTCGCTCCCCGCGCGGCACCGCCTCCGCGTGGAGGGCACCCGGTGGCAGCGGGACTGGAAGGTGTcggaggccgccgcgcgcgtgctcgcgCTGCCCCGCGCCGACGCGCGCGCCGTCGACGACGTGCTCAACTGCTGGGCCGGCCGCTTCGCCCGCCGCAATTTCCCGCTCCTCATCCGC GAAATCACAATTTCTGGATCCTTGAAACATGCCGTACATGTGTTCCGCTGGATGAAAAACCAGGAGAATTATTGTGCTCGTAATGACATTTATGGCATGATGATAAGGTTACATGCTAGACACAATCAGGTTGATCAGGCACGTGGCCTTTTCTTTGAGATGCAAGAATGGAG GTGCAAGCCTGATGCTGATACATACAACTCTTTGATCCATGCGCATGCTCGAGCTGGCCAGTGGCGTTGGGCCATCAACATTATGGAAGATATGCAACGTGCTGCT ATACCTCCTACTCGAACTACGTATAATAATGTAATAAATGCATGTGGGGCTGCTGGTAACTGGAAGAAAGCTTTAGAACTTTGTAAGAAGATGACTGAAAATGGCGTAGGACCAGATTTGGTCACACACAACATTGTCTTGTCTGCTTTCAAGAATGGAGCTCAGTATTCAAAAGCCATAGCTTACTTTGAAATTATGAAATCATCTAATGTTGCCCCTGATACATTCACTTTGAATATTGTGATCCATTGCCTTGTAAAGGTTGGGCAGTATGGGGAAGCTATTGAGTTGTTTAACTCAATGAGGGAAAAAAGAACAATATGTCCTCCAGATGTTGTTACATATACTAGCATAATGTATTCTTATTCTGTTTGCGGGCAAGCTGAAAATTGCAAGGCTGTTTTTGATATGATGATTGCTGAAGGTGTCAAGCCTAATATTGTATCCTACAATGCACTTTTGGGTGCTTATGCCTCACATGGTGCGCACAAAGAGGCCTTGGAAACTTTTAAATTACTGAAGCAAAACGGGTTGAGACCTGATATAGTTTCCTACAGCTCCTTACTTAATGCTTATGGTAGATCTGCTCAACCTGAGAAGGCTAGGGACGTCTTTAATGAAATGAGGAAGAATGCATGCAAGCCAAACAAAGTCAGTTACAATGCACTTATTGATGCTTATGGATCCGCTGGAATGTTGAAGGAAGCTGTTAGTTTTCTGCATGAAATGGAGAGAGATGGCATTCAACCGGATGTTGTTTCAATAAGTACCCTGTTAACAGCATGTGGTCGCTGCAGACAACTAGCTAAAATTGACACAATTCTTGCAGCAGCTAAGTCTCGAGGGATCGAACTAAATACAGTTGCTTACAACTCAGGCATTGGAAGCTATTTAAGTTTGGGTGATTATGAGAAAGCTTTGGAGTTGTACACATTAATGAGGGCGAGCAACGTGAAGCCAGATGCTGTAACTTACAATATACTCATTAGTGGATCTTGTAAATTGGGAAGGTACGCAGAATCTCTGAAATTTTTTGAAGACATGATGGACCTGAAGATTCATTTGACCAAGGAAGTCTACTCGTCCGTGATTTGTTCATATGTCAAACAG GGCAAACTAACTGAAGCAGAATCTACTTTTAGTTCTATGAAAGAATCTGGTTGCTTCCCTGATGTTTTGACATATACTGCTATGATTAAAGCCTATAGGGATGATG GGAGCTGGAGGAGAGCATGGGACCTGTTCAAAGAGATGGAAAGTAATGATGTGCAGCCAGATGCCATTGTATGTTCATCCCTCATGGAAGCATTGAATAAGGGAAGTCAACCTGAAATGGTCCTTCAGTTGATGGAATTCATGAAGCAAAAACAGATTCCATTGAACCAAAAGGCTTATTTTGAGATAATAGCTTCATGCAGCAT GCTACGGGAATGGAAAACAGCCAGTGAAATAATCGAACATTTGGATTCATCACTATCATCCATTTCGGTTGGCACACTAAATCATCTTTTGAATTTTCTTGGAAAATGTGGCAAGACAGAGAGCATGATGAAG CTGTTTTATAAGATGGTGACTTCACGTTCTACTGTGGGCCTGTCTACTTATACGGTTCTGTTGAGAAACCTCTTAGTTGTTGGGAAATGGAGAAAGTATATTGAG GTTTTGCACTGGATGGAAGATGCTGGAGTCCATCCAACACTATATATGTATCAAAGTGTACTTCCATATATCTGGAGAGACAACAGCATGGACTATGTTACTCTCATGCAAGAAAAAATAA ATGCATTGAGAGAGAAGGTAACATGA
- the LOC101765078 gene encoding uncharacterized protein LOC101765078, which produces MDLETENRLASLLLEEARRLQAEADREGVHAYLRKPNVRHRPNSRFLTATVRGVQQANRVVEVNEMWHAREKELELESKMKGRSKDRDDYRGEKRKSELRNHSSSSRVQQEGTTYNISYSDQEDGLRDDEIERFLHSRVKRGRGAIGSRMDEPGPYLDSSSRGHDIGPSADIRMEEKWERRVQGPEKPSFLRSKSPDDHWCKEMLDGRGSSSEPQSKKEKKRKSGKKEKRDKKKEKDAKKSKHRHHKSRRRE; this is translated from the exons ATGGATCTGGAGACAGAGAATCGTCTTGCCTCTTTACTACTTGAAGAGGCACGTAGATTACAGGCTGAGGCTGACAGGGAAGGTGTTCATGCATATCTGCGAAAGCCTAATGTAAGGCATCGCCCAAACTCACGGTTCCTCACAGCCACAGTTCGTGGAGTTCAGCAAG CAAACCGTGTTGTGGAGGTCAATGAAATGTGGCATGCTAGGGAAAAGGAACTGGAGTTGGAGTCAAAGATGAAAGGCAGAAGTAAAGATCGTGATGATTATAGAGGCGAGAAGCGGAAAAGTGAATTGAGAAACCATAGCTCTAGCTCAAGGGTTCAACAAGAAGGGACTACTTATAACATTTCTTACTCAGACCAGGAGGATGGTCTCAGGGATGATGAAATTGAAAGATTTCTTCATTCTAG GGTGAAGCGAGGGCGTGGGGCCATTGGTTCTCGGATGGATGAGCCTGGTCCATACCTTGATTCGTCGTCTCGTGGTCATGATATTGGACCTAGTGCTGATATACGTATGGAAGAAAAATGGGAACGTCGAGTACAAGGCCCAGAGAAGCCTTCATTTTTGAGATCCAAGTCTCCTGACGATCATTGGTGTAAGGAAATGTTGGATGGAAGGGGATCGAGCTCTGAACCACAGagcaagaaggaaaagaaaaggaagtctGGGAAAAAAGAGAAGCGagataaaaagaaagaaaaggatgcgAAGAAGTCCAAGCATCGCCATCACAAAAGCCGAAGAAGGGAGTGA